The DNA sequence GGAAGAGTTTTCCAACAAAATTAACTCCCTGTCGAATACTCATATTTTCATACTATCCACATGTAACCGTACAGAATTATATTTTCAAACAGAAAACCCGGATTATGTAATTGATATATTTTGCAAGCAAATAAAAGTAGATTCTACTGAATTTATAAAGTATATAACGGTTTATAGAAGAGAAGAAGCCATTAAACATTTTTTAAGAGTTTCAGCCGGTTTAGAAAGTCAAATTATAGGTGATTTTGAAATCATATCTCAAATAAAAACATGGTTTAAAAGATTTAAAAAACATAATTGCACTAATGCTTTTTTGGAAAGATTACTAAACACAGGCATTCAAACCTCAAAAAAAATTAAATATACAACTTCAATAAGTACAGGAATTACGTCTATGTCTTATGCAGCAGTGCATTATATTTTAACTCATTTCAATCAACTATCTGAGAAAAAAATTACCTTGTTGGGTACAGGAAAAATTGGTAAAAACACTTGTGAAAATTTAATAAAACATATCAATAATCCTAACATAACAGTCCTTAACAGAACCTTTTCTAAAGCGCAAGAAGTAGCCCTAACATTCAATCTAAAGGTGGTAAACTATGAGCAAATGCAGGAACAGGTTATTAATTCAGATATTGTTATTGTAGCGACCGGGGCATCGAAACCTATAATTACAAAAAAAGATTTACACTCTAATCAACCCATAACTTTAATTGATTTATCTATCCCTTCCAATGTTTGTTTATCTGTAAAAGAATACAATCATATAACTTTAATAAATGTTGATGATTTGTCCCAAAAAATCAACGAAACACTGGAACTAAGAAATAAAGAAATTCCTATAGCAGAAGGGATTATAGATGAAATGATAAATGAATTTATAATTTGGTCTGAAAATAGAAAATATGCGCCGATCATTCACGCTTTCAAATCAGATTTAGAGAAAATTAAAGAAAATCAATTGAAAACACTAAAAAAAGATCAGATGGTAGTTTCAGAAGAACAAACAGAATTATCAAATCGTTTAGTACAAAAAATTACCGACAGACTAGCTAACTATCTTATTACTAACCCTGAAAAAGCAGATGACACCATAAATTTATTTACGGAAATGTTTCAACTGCAAGAATATAAATTATAAAATATTTATGAGCCCTATTCGTATTGGCACACGAAACAGCCCATTAGCAATGTGGCAAGCGTTAAAAGTGCAAAAGAAAATTAAGGAATTAGGTTTCCAAGCTGTAATTGTAGCCATTACTTCACATGGAGATAAGGATCTCACACAACCTTTGTATCAAATGGATATTATTGGTGTTTTTACAAGAGATTTGGATATTGCACTTTTAAATGATAAGATAGATGTTGCTGTACACAGTCTAAAGGATGTACCCACCTTATTACC is a window from the Apibacter sp. B3706 genome containing:
- the hemA gene encoding glutamyl-tRNA reductase; the encoded protein is MKKLQPNNIKNFYAISLSFVKADTEIRGKFSFFPEFVEEFSNKINSLSNTHIFILSTCNRTELYFQTENPDYVIDIFCKQIKVDSTEFIKYITVYRREEAIKHFLRVSAGLESQIIGDFEIISQIKTWFKRFKKHNCTNAFLERLLNTGIQTSKKIKYTTSISTGITSMSYAAVHYILTHFNQLSEKKITLLGTGKIGKNTCENLIKHINNPNITVLNRTFSKAQEVALTFNLKVVNYEQMQEQVINSDIVIVATGASKPIITKKDLHSNQPITLIDLSIPSNVCLSVKEYNHITLINVDDLSQKINETLELRNKEIPIAEGIIDEMINEFIIWSENRKYAPIIHAFKSDLEKIKENQLKTLKKDQMVVSEEQTELSNRLVQKITDRLANYLITNPEKADDTINLFTEMFQLQEYKL